In bacterium, the sequence ATCGTCCCGAGAAGAGCCTGGTGCGCTACCTGACCCGCAAGGCGGGCCGCAACAACCAGGGTAAGATCACCACCCGCTTCCGCGGCGGCGGCCACAAGAAGGCCTACCGCGTGATCGACTTCAAGCGCAACAAGGACGGCATCCCCGCCCGCGTCGCCACCATCGAGTACGATCCCAACCGCAACGCCCGCATCGCGCTGGTCGTGTACGCGGACGGCGAGAAGCGCTACATCCTGGCGCCCCTCGGCCTGACCGTCGGTCAGACCATCATGTCGGGCCCCGAGGCGGACATCCGCACCGCCAACGCTCTGCCCCTGCGCAACATCCCCCTGGGTACCACCGTTCACAACGTGGAGCTCAAGGCGGGCAAGGGCGGCCAGATGATCCGCTCGGCCGGCGCCGGCGCCCAGATCGTGGCCAAGGAAGGCGACTACTGCACCCTGAAGCTGCCCTCGGGCGAGGTCCGCAAGGTCCACATCGAGTGCAAGGCTACCATCGGTCAGGTCGGCAACCTCGAGCACAAGAACCTCTCGATCGGTAAGGCCGGTCGCAGCCGCTGGCTCGGCTTCAAGCCCCACAACCGCGGCGTCGTGATGAACGCGAACGACCACCCGCACGGCGGCGGTGAGGGCAAGAGCCCCATCGGCGGTAAGCCGCAGACGCCTTGGGGCAAGCCTGCGATGGGCTACAAGACCCGCCGCGGCAAGCGTCCTAGCGACAAGTTGATCGTTAAGTCGCGCAAGTCTTAAGAAGGAGCACCCTACAAATGTCTAGGTCCATCAAGAAGGGGCCCTTCGTCCAGACGGCCCTGCTCGAGAAGGTCGAAGGCCAGAACGAGCGCAACGAGAAGCGCGTGATCAAGACCTGGTCCCGCTCCTCGACGATCCTGCCCAACATGATCGGTCACACGATCGCCGTCTACAACGGTCGTAAGCACGTGCCCATCTACATCACCGAGAACATGATCGGGCACAAGCTGGGCGAGTTCGCCCCTACGCGCCTCTACAAGGGCCACAGCGGCTCGGAGAAGTCCCGCTAACGCGGGACTCTCTCGAACCGTAAAAGGAAGAGATTAGAAGACATGGAAACCAAAGCCATTGCAAAATACGTGCACATGTCGCCCCGTAAGGCGCGACGCGTGCTCGATCTGATCCGCGGCAAGAACTGCGTCGAAGCGATGACCATCCTCCGCTTCACCAACCTGCGCGCCGCCCAGGTGGTCTCCAAGGTGCTCGCCTCGGCCATGGCCAACGCGGAGCACAACCACCAGGTCGACCCCCGCACCCTGGTCGTCACCAAGACCTGGGCGGACGGTGGTCCGACCATGAAGCGCTTCCAGCCGCACGCCCAGGGCCGCGCCTTCCCCATCATGAAGCGCAGCAGCCACATCCACGTGGTCGTGGGCACGAAGTAGGAAGAGGAGAACATGGGACAGAAGATTCACCCCATCGGGCTTCGGCTCAACATCACGCGTCCCTGGTCGAGCCGCTGGTTCGCCACCAAGGACTACTCGAAGAACCTGCTCGAGGACCGCAAGATCCGCCTCTTCGTCAAGAAGAAGCTCTTCAACGCCGGCATCTCCAGCATCGACATCGAGCGCAAGAGCAACCAGCTCGAAGTCAACATCAGCGCTGCCAAGCCCGGCATCATCGTCGGCCGCGGCGGCCAGGGCATCGACCAGCTGCGTCGTGACGTCTCCGGCATGACCGGCAAGAAGGTCCAGATCAACATCCAGGAGATCTCGAAGATCGACGCCGACGCTCAGCTCGTCGCCGAGAACGTCGCCGCTCAGCTCGAGAAGCGCATCGCTTTCCGCCGCGCCATGAAGCAGGCGATGATGCGCGCCATGAAGTCGGGCGCCAAGGGCATCAAGATCATGGTCGCCGGCCGTCTCGGCGGCGCCGAGATCGCCCGTACCGAGTGGGCCCGCGACGGTCGCATCCCCCTGCACACCCTGCGCGCCGACATCGACTATGGCTTCACCGAAGCCACGACCGTCTACGGCATCATCGGTGTCAAGGTTTGGATCTACCGCGGCGAGGTGCTCCCCACCCGTCCCAGCCTGACGAACAAGGAGGACTCCGCTCATGCTCATGCCTAAGCGCACCAAGTTCCGCCGCCAGCATCGCGGTCGCATGACCGGTCATGAAACGCGTGGCGTCGAGGTTCAGTTCGGCGAGTTCGGCCTTCAGGCCCTCGAGCCCGCCTGGATCAACTCCCGCCAGATCGAGGCCGCGCGTCGCGCCATGACCCGCTCGATCAAGCGCGGCGGTAAGGTCTGGATCCGGATTTTCCCGGACAAGCCCGTCACCGCCAAGCCCGCCGAGACCCGCATGGGTTCGGGTAAGGGTGCGCCCGAGTACTGGGTGGCCGTCGTCAAGCCCGGCCGCGTCATGTTCGAGATCAACGGCGTGAGCGAGGAAGTTGCGCGCGAGGCCATGCGCCTTGCGGCCCACAAGCTCCCCATCAAGACCAAGTTCATCACCAAGGCCGAGGCGGCCGAAGGAGGCACTGCCCGTGTCGAAGCAGAAGTTTAGTGAGCTCGCGGCCCTGAGCCCGGCCGAACTCCAGGCCCAGCTCAAGGCGGCGAAGGAAGAGCTGTTCAACCTGCGCTTCCAGCTGGCCATCCGTCAGCTCGAGAACACCGCCAAGATCGGCGAGACCAAGACCAAGATTGCCCAGCTGCAGACCGCTTTGCGCACGCAGGAACTGGCCGCCGGAGGTACCAAGTAATGCCCCGTAGAGAGATCACCGGGAAGGTCGTTTCCGACAAGATGGACAAGACGATCGTCGTCGCCGTCGAGTCGCGTCACCCGCACCCCCGTTACGGCAAGATCATCAAGTCGACCAACAAGTTCAAGGCCCACGACGAGGCGAACACCGCCCACACCGGCGACACCGTCCGGATCGTCGAGAGCCGTCCTCTGTCGAAGGACAAGCGTTGGTCGCTGGTCGAAGTCGTCGACCGCGCGAAGTAGGAGGGTTTAAGCGATGATTCAAGTCCAAACCCGCCTGGCTGTCGCCGACAACACCGGCGCCCGCGAAGTCATGTGCATCCGCGTCCTGGGCGGCAACCGCCGCTACGCCCACGTCGGCGACATCATCGTCGCCGTCGTCAAGGACGCCACCCCGAACATGCCGGTCAAGAAGAGCGACGTCGTCAAGGCCGTCATCGTCCGGACCAAGCATTCGGTCGTCCGCGCGGACGGCAGCCGCATCAAGTTCGACGAGAACGCGGTCGTCATCATCAACAAGGACAACAACCCTCGCGGGACCCGCGTGTTCGGGCCCATCGCTCGTGAGCTTCGTGACAAGAACTTCATGAAGATCATCTCGCTGGCGCCCGAGGTCCTGTAGGAACGAGGAGTCGACACCACATGAACCGGATCAAGAAGGGCGATACCGTCATGGTTATCGCCGGCAAGGATAAGGGGAAGAAGGGCGAGGTCACGCTCGTCACCCCCAAGGACAACACGGCGATCGTGGCGGGCGTCAACGTGATCACCCGCCACACCCGGCCCTCGATGGCCAACCCCCAGGGGGGCCGCGTCCAGAAGGAAGCGCCGATCGACATGAGCAAGCTCATGCCCGTCGACCCCACCTCTGGCAAGCCGACCCGCGTCGGGGTCACCACGCTCGCCGACGGCAAGCGCGTCCGGGTCGCCAAGACCTCGGGCGAGCAGCTCGATAAGTAAGTGAGGACCTGATTTCGATGCGCATGTACGAGAAGTACAAGACCGAGGTTGTGCCGAGCCTCCAGAAGGATTTCGGCATTGAGAACGTCATGGCGGTCCCCCGGATCGTCAAGGTCGTGATCAACATGGGCCTCGGCGAGACCATTCAGAACCCCAAGGCCCTCGAGAACGCCGTGGGCGATCTCACCAAGATCGCGGGCCAGAAGCCCGTCATCACCAAGGCGAAGAAGTCGATCGCGACGTTCAAGCTCCGTCAGGGCATGAACATCGGCACCATGGTCACCCTGCGTGGCCGCCGGATGTACGAGTTCCTCGATCGCTTCATGAACCTGGCCCTGCCCCGCATCCGCGACTTCCGCGGCATCTCGGGCAAGAGCTTCGATGGCCGCGGCAACTACTCGATCGGTATCAAGGAGCAGCTGATCTTCCCTGAGATCGAGTACGATAAGGTCGATAAGATCCGCGGGATGGACATCACCATCGTCACCACCGCGAAGACCGACGAAGAGGCGCGCGCCATGCTCAAGAAGCTCGGCATGCCCTTCCGCGAGAACTAAGGAGCGAACGATGGCCAAGACGTCCAAGTTGCAGAAGCACGCGCGCCAGCAGGAGCTGATCGCGAAGTTCGCCGCCAAGCGCGCCGAGCTCAAGGCGATCATGAAGAAGGCGGAGTCCCAGGAGTCCGTCGCCGAGGCCCGCGCCAAGCTCGAGAAGCTCCCGATCGATTCCAACCCGGTGCGGTTCCACAACCGTTGCCAGTTCACCGGGCGTCCCCACGGCTACTACCGGAAGTTCGGCCTGTGCCGCAACCAGCTCCGGCAGATGGCCCACGAGGGGAAGCTGCCCGGGGTCGTCAAGTCCAGCTGGTAAGTCCAGCCTGGATACTGTAGGCCCAGCCGGGCGAAGCGTTTCGCCCGGCTTCACGGGGAAGTCCAGAGGGATACTCCCCGTTCATTGGAGGTTTCATGCCAGTCACCGATCCCGTTGCGGACATGCTCACCCGCATCCGTAACGCCAACACCGCCTACCTGCCCACCACGGACATCCCGAGCTCCAAGCTCAAGCTTGAGATCGCGCGCGTCCTCAAGGAGGAAGGCTTCATTCACGGCTTCGAGGCCGTGACCGACGCCAACGATCACCCCCGCATCCGCGTCTCGCTGAAGTACGCCGCTGGCAAGCAGCGCGTCATCACGGGCATCAAGCGGATTTCCAAGCCCGGTCTGCGCGTGTATGCCGGCAAGAGCGAGCTCCCCCGCGTCCTGGGCGGCCTGGGCATTGCGATCGTCTCGACCCCCAAGGGCGTCATGACCGATAAGCAGGCCCGTCGCGACAACGTCGGCGGCGAAGTCCTCGCCTACGTTTGGTAAGGGGGAACTCAATGTCGCGTATCGGTAAGCGTCCGGTTTCGATTCCGGGCAACGTCAAGGTTTCGGTCGACGGTCGCAAGGTGTCGGTCGAGGGCCCCAAGGGCAAGCTCAGCTACGATCTGCTCCCCGAGGTCTCGGTCTCGGTCGAGGACGGCGCGCTGAACGTCACCCGCGTGAATGACTCGCAGGATGCCCGGGCCCGTCACGGCCTCTCGCGCACCCTGGTGGCCAACATGGTCGAAGGCGTCAGCAACGGCTTCACCAAGAGCCTCGAGATGGTCGGCGTCGGTTACCGCGCCACCCTCGAAGGCCGCGTGCTCAACCTCGCGATCGGCTACTCGCACCCCGTGAAGATCGACCCCCCCGCCGGCATCGAGATCGCCGTCGAGGGCGCCAACAAGATCCACGTCAAGGGCGCGGACAAGCAGCTGGTTGGCGATATCGCCGCCGAGATCCGCGCGGTGCGTCCGCCTGAACCCTACAAGGGCAAGGGCATCAAGTACGCCGGCGAGGTCGTCCGTCGCAAGGCCGGTAAGTCCGGCGGCAAGAAGAAGTAGAGGCACGCCGTGATCAAGAAGAAAGTACGCAAGCACGAAATCGCCCGGCGCCACGTCCGCCTGCGCGAGCGCATCAGCGGCACCGCCGAGCGCCCTCGCCTCGCGGTCTTCCGCAGCCAGCAGCACATCTACGCCCAGGTGATCGATGACGTCGCTGGCACCACCCTGGTGTCGGCTTCGACCCTCGACGCCGAGGTGAAGAGCCAGATCGCCAACGGCCGTACGGTCGAGGCGGCCACCGCCGTCGGCAAGGCCGTCGCCCAGCGCGCCAAGGCCAAGGGGATCGAGTCGGTCGTCTACGACCGTGGTGGGTTCCTGTATCACGGTCGCATCGCGGCGCTGGCTGAAGGCGCCCGCGAAGGCGGACTCTCGTTCTAACGAAGCTGTTTGGAGGCAATTGTGGATAATAAGGAAACGCGCGGCGGCCGGGGTCCCGGCCAGGGCCGCGGCACCCGCCCCCCTCGGGAGCGTGAGCGCGAAGAGTCCGAATGGCAGGAGAAGGTCGTCCAGATCCGCCGCGTGACCAAGGTCGTCAAGGGCGGTAAGAAGATGTCCTTCCGCGCGACCGTCGTGGTCGGCAACGGCAAGGGCCAGGTCGGCGTCGGCGTCGGCAAGGCCGCCGAAGTCATCGTGGCGATCCAGAAGGCCGTGGCGGATGCCAAGAAGAGCCTGCTGACCGTCACCATGGTCGAGACCAGCATCCCCCACGCGATCACCGGCATCGCGGGCAGCAGCTCCGTGCTGATCAAGCCCGCCTCGAAGGGTACCGGCGTTATCGCGGGCGGTTCGGTCCGCACCGTGCTCGAGCTCGCCGGCATCAAGGACATCCTGTCCAAGTCGCTCGGCGGCAACAGCCCCCTGAACAACGCCCGTGCCACCCTCAACGCTCTCTCGCGCCTGCACAAGGCCGAGGATGTGGCGGCGCTCCGCGGTCTGACCGTCGAGCAGCTGCTCGGCCGCTAGGAGGCATCTCATGGCTGACAACAAGATCAAGGTCCAGCTCGTCAAGAGCCCCATCGGTTACGACAAGCGCCAGAAGGCGGTCGTCAAGGCCCTGGGTCTGGGCAAGATGAACAGCACGGTCGAGCACTTCGATAGCCCGATGATCCGGGGCATGATCTTCAAGGTCACGCACCTGGTCAAGGTTACCGAGGTCTAGCGCCCGCGGCTCAAAATCGAAGGATAAGGAGTTCCAATGAACCTGTCGGATCTCAGGCCGGCTGATGGTGCCACCAAGCGCAAGAAGCGCGTTGGTCGCGGCCACGGCTCGGGCCACGGTAAGACCTCGACCCGCGGCGCCAACGGCCAGGGCCAGCGCTCGGGCGAGAGCATCAAGATCGGCTTCGAAGGCGGCCAGAAGCCCCTTTTCCGCCGCATCCCCAAGAAGCACCACTTCTCGCAGCCCCTCCGCTACATGGCGAAGTTCGCCATCGTGAACGTCGGCGACCTCGCCAAGTTCGAGGCGGGCAGCACGGTTGACGCCCAGGCCCTGGTGGCCAAGGGCCTCATCCGCGAGGAGCTCGACGGCGTGCGCGTCCTCGGCGACGGCACCCTCTCGGTGAAGCTCACGGTCAAGGCGACCTACTTCACCCCCGGTGCCAAGGAGAAGATCGAGGCCGCCGGCGGTACCGCCGAGGTGCTCGGCTAATGATCAATATGGCGCAGGCTCAGCAGGCGCTGCGTAACCTCTGGTCGGCTCCCGGCCTGAAGGAGCGTCTGCTGTTCACCCTCGCCATGATCGCCTTGCTACGCTTCGGCGTACACATCCCCATTGCCGGCGTGGACCATGCGGCCCTCGCCGGCAAATTTGGTGCCGGGAACTTGCTCGGGGGCTTCCTCGACCTGTTCTCGGGCGGGGCGCTGGCGAAGTTCTCGATCCTGGCGCTGGGCATCACCCCCTACATCAACGCCTCCATCATCATGCAGCTCATGGCCTCGGTCCTTCCGAAGCTCGAGGAGCTCCAGAAGGAAGGCGGCGAGCAGGGGCGCAAGCAGATCGCCCAGTATACCCGCTACCTCACCCTGGTCCTTGCGACCGTCCAAGCCTACGGCATCACCAGCTGGCTTTGGAAATCGGGGCTGGTCGCGGGCCATCCGGCCATGGGGCCCTTCCCCTGGACCTTCTTCATCCCGACGATGCTCGTCCTGATCACCGGGACGGTCTTCGTCATGTGGCTCGGCGAGCTGATCACTGAGCGCGGCATCGGTAACGGCGCCTCGCTGCTGATCATGGCGGGTATCCTCTCGCGCATCCCGAGCTACTGGGAGACCACCCAGCAGGGTCTCACGAGCGGCGCCTTCGCCTGGTGGCAGGTGACCCTCCTGATGCTGTCGTTCCTGGCCATCCTGGTCGCGATCGTCATCGTCCAGGAAGGGGCGCGCAAGATTCCGGTCCAGGCCGCCAAGAAGCAGGTCGGAGGCCGCGTCTACCAGCAGCGCTCCAGCTACATCCCCTTCAAGGTGAACCAGGGCGGCGTTATGCCGATCATCTTCGCCTCGAGCTTGCTGCTCTTCCCCGTCACGATCTCCCAGCTCTTGGGTGGCCAGGCGCAAGCCGCGACCGCCAAGGTCAACTGGGCCTTCAACACCGGGGCTGCCTGGCAGTGGGATAATATCCGGAACGTCCTGCAGCAGGGCCTCAACCACGCCCTGGCGGCGCTCTCGCCGTCCGGCTGGCTCTACGCCGTGCTGTACTTCGCGCTGATTTTCTTCTTCAGCTTCTTCTACGTGAGCCTGGTGCTGAACCCGGCGGATCTGGCGAAGAACCTCCAGAAGTTCGGCAACTTCATCCCCGGCGTTCGTCCCGGCAAGCCGACGGCGGACTACCTCGAAGGGGTCCTCAACCGGATCACCTTCATCGGCGCGCTCTTCCTCGGGATCGTGGCCATCGTGCCCAACTTCATCGAGAACGCGACCGGGGTGACGACGTTCCAGGGCCTGGGCGCCACGGCGCTGTTGATCATGGTCGGTGTCGCCATCGACCTGCACAACCAGCTCCAGACGCAGCTCTTGGCTCGACAGTACGAAGGTTTCATGAAATAATGGGAGGCTCACGCCAATGCGGATCGTCTTTCTAGGGGCTCCAGGGGCCGGCAAGGGTACCCAGGCGCGCCTGATCGCCGAAAAGCACCACATCCCCCAGATCTCGACCGGGGACATCCTCCGCGCCGCCGTGCGCGAGGGGACCCCCCTCGGGGTCGAGGCCAAGGGCTACATGGACCGCGGCGAGCTGGTCCCGGACGCGCTCATGGTCGATCTGATCCGCGATCGGATCGGCTGCGACGATTGCCTGAAGGGCTACATCCTCGACGGGTTCCCCCGAACCCTCGAGCAGGCCCGTGCCCTCGACGCCATGCTCGCCGAAGTGGGCAGCCCGCTCCAGGTGGCGATCGACTTCTCGGTGCCCACCGAGGAGCTGGTCCGTCGCCTCAGCGGTCGACGGGTGTGCCGCGCCTGCGGCGCGTCCTTCCACCTGGTCAGTGCGCCTCCTTCCAAGGAGGGGGTCTGCGACCACTGCGGTGGGGAGCTCTACCAGCGGCCTGACGACAACGTCGAGACCGTCTCGAAGCGCCTGGACGTCTACCACGCCCAGACCGCTCCGATCACGGCCTACTACCGCGAGAAGGGCTTGCTCTATCCGGTGGACGGGATGCGTGGCATCGACGAAATCCAAGCGGATCTGGAGCAGGTGCTCCTCAGCCGCAAGTAATCGGCCTCAAACGCCGATAGGAACTTATGATCACCATCAAGAACGACCGGGAGATCGATAGCATCAAGGCGGCAGGCAAAGTTGTCGGCAAGCTCTTGGCTTACATGCGCTCGTTGGTCGTTCCCGGCATTTCGACGCGCGAGCTGGACGCCCTGGGCGAGAAGTTCATTCTCGATCAGGGCGCGATCCCCGCGTTCAAGGGCCTTTACGGCTGCCCGTGCTCGATCCTCACCTCGGTCAACGAGGAGGTCGTCCACGGGCTGCCGAATCGTCGCAAGCTTGCTAGCGGCGACATCATCTCGATGGACATGGGTGCCATCGTGGAGGGGTATTACGGCGACGCGGCGATCACGGTGCCGGTCGGGGAGGTTACCGACCCGGCGGTATTGAACTTGCTCGCGATCACCGAGCAGGCTATGTACCGCGGCATCGAGCAGATCCAGGTCGGCAAGCGCATCGGCGACATCGGCCACGCGGTGCAGACCCTGGTCGAGGCGAACGGCCTTTCGATCGTCCGCGACTACGTGGGTCACGGGATTGGGCGCCAGCTCCACGAGCCGCCCCAGGTCCCCAACTACGGAACGCCTGCCACCGGTCCGGTCATCAAGCCCGGCATGGCCTTCGCCATCGAGCCGATGGTCAACATCGGCGGCCCGGGCGTCAAGGTCCTCGGCAACAAGTGGACCGTGGTGACCAAGGACAAGTCGTGGTCGGCCCATTTCGAACACTCGGTGCTCGCCACCCCCGAAGGGCCCTATATCCTGACCCGAGAGGAGGGCCGCTAGGTGGCCAAAGAGGATACGCTAGAATTAGAGGGCGTGATCGCCGAAGCCCTGCCCAACGCGATGTTCCGCGTCGTCTTGAGCAACGGGCACGGCGTGCTCGCTCACATTTCGGGCAAGATGCGCAAGCACTTCATCAAAATCCTTCCTGGTGATAAGGTGAAGGTGGAGCTGAGCCCCTACGATCTCACGCGCGGCCGCATCACGTACCGCATGCGCTGAGGAGATCCTTCGAGAAACTCTCTAGAACCCGCTAACCAAGCGGGTTTGAGGGCAATGGTCGCTCGAAGGTTATGGAAGGAGTAAGGTATAATGAAAGTTCGTGCATCGGTAAAGCCGATCTGCGACAAGTGCAAGGTCATCAAGCGCCATAACAAGGTGATGGTGATCTGCGAGAACCCGAAGCACAAGCAGCGCCAGGGTTAGTTTAGGAGGATCAATGGCACGTATCGCTGGTGTCGACTTGCCCCGCGAGAAGCGGATCGAGATCGCACTCACGTACATTTTCGGGATCGGTCTGAAGACCAGCCAGGACATCCTGGCCAAGACGGGCATCAACCCTGACACCCGTACCCGCGACCTCACCGAGGACGAAGTGGCGAAGCTCCGCGAGGAGATCGACCGCAACCGTCAGGTGGAAGGTGACCTGCGCCGGGTCATCTCGATGAACATCAAGCGTCTCATCGAGATCGGCTCCTACCGCGGCATCCGTCACCGTCGTGGTCTGCCCGTCCGCGGTCAGCGCACCAAGACCAATGCCCGTACCCGCCGCGGCGCCAAGAAGACCGTCGCCGGTAAGAAGAAGTAAGACAATCGCCAAAGAGCGCGCGGGCAGGCTGCCTTGCGTGCGTTGTAAACCGGGTGCCGCGGCACCTGTCGCGACAGCCGGGATGACGGCGTTATCTGTTTTGAAAGGAGTTTCCCTTGGCTAAGCCTTCTGCTAAGCCTAAGCGCCGTGAACGCAAGAACGTTCACAGCGGGGTGGTCCACATCGCGTCCACCTTCAACAACACGATCGTTTCGATCACCGACCCCAACGGGGCCGTGATCTCCTGGGGTTCCGCTGGAACCGTGGGCTTCAAGGGTGCCAAGAAGGGTACCCCCTTCGCCGCCCAGCAGGCTGCCGAGCAGGCCGCCACGCGCGCCATGGAGCATGGCATGCGCACGGTTGAGGTGTACGTGAAGGGCCCCGGCTCGGGTCGTGAGACCGCGGTTCGCGCGCTGCAGGCCGCCGGCCTGGAAGTCAGCCTGATCAAGGACGTGACTCCCATCCCGCACAACGGCTGCCGCCCCCCCAAGCGCCGTCGCGTCTAGTTGAAGGAGGAATCAGACTTTGGCTCGTCATACCGGACCGGTCTGCCGTCTCTGCCGCGCGGAAGGCATCAAGCTCTTCCTCAAGGGTGAGAAGTGCAACACCGGCAAGTGCCCCGTCGTTCGTCGCGCTTACCGTCCTGGCCAGCACGGCCAGGCCCGCCACAAGGTCTCCGAGTACGGCCTGCGTCTTCGCGAGAAGCAGAAGGCCCGTCGCTTCTATGGCCTCGGCGAGAAGCAGTTCCTCGGCTACTACGAACTGGCCACCCGCAAGGCGGGTGTCACCGGCGAACGCCTCCTCCAGCTGCTTGAAACCCGTCTGGACAACGTCATCCACCGCCTGGGCTTCGCTCCCAGCCGTCCTGCTGCCCGTCAGATGGTCGGTCACGGTCACGTCCTGGTGAACGGCCGCCGCGTCGATATCGCGAGCTTCCGCGTCAAGGTCGGTGACAAGATCCAGCTCACCGAGAAGAGCACGGAGTTCGGCAAGCGCTCCGCTGCTATCACCCCTGTCGCCAAGGTTCCCAACTGGTTGACCGTCGATACCGAGAAGCTCACCGGCTCGGTCGTCGCGATCCCGGCGCGCGAGGAAATCGACGCCCCGGTCCGCGAGAACCTGATCGTTGAGTACTACTCGCGCTAAGACCTGATCCCCTTCAACCGGGAATCCAGTCGCCCGCATGGGCGAGGTAACTAAGAGGAACGAATGGATAAGCCTAAAATCGAACTCATGGAGTCCCACAAGACTCCCGAAGGCCTAACCTACAGCAAGTTCGTCGCCGAGCCGCTCGACCGCGGCTACGGCACGACGCTCGGCAACGCGATGCGTCGCGTGCTCCTCAGCGATATCGAGGGCG encodes:
- the infA gene encoding translation initiation factor IF-1 is translated as MAKEDTLELEGVIAEALPNAMFRVVLSNGHGVLAHISGKMRKHFIKILPGDKVKVELSPYDLTRGRITYRMR
- the secY gene encoding preprotein translocase subunit SecY, encoding MINMAQAQQALRNLWSAPGLKERLLFTLAMIALLRFGVHIPIAGVDHAALAGKFGAGNLLGGFLDLFSGGALAKFSILALGITPYINASIIMQLMASVLPKLEELQKEGGEQGRKQIAQYTRYLTLVLATVQAYGITSWLWKSGLVAGHPAMGPFPWTFFIPTMLVLITGTVFVMWLGELITERGIGNGASLLIMAGILSRIPSYWETTQQGLTSGAFAWWQVTLLMLSFLAILVAIVIVQEGARKIPVQAAKKQVGGRVYQQRSSYIPFKVNQGGVMPIIFASSLLLFPVTISQLLGGQAQAATAKVNWAFNTGAAWQWDNIRNVLQQGLNHALAALSPSGWLYAVLYFALIFFFSFFYVSLVLNPADLAKNLQKFGNFIPGVRPGKPTADYLEGVLNRITFIGALFLGIVAIVPNFIENATGVTTFQGLGATALLIMVGVAIDLHNQLQTQLLARQYEGFMK
- the map gene encoding type I methionyl aminopeptidase, coding for MITIKNDREIDSIKAAGKVVGKLLAYMRSLVVPGISTRELDALGEKFILDQGAIPAFKGLYGCPCSILTSVNEEVVHGLPNRRKLASGDIISMDMGAIVEGYYGDAAITVPVGEVTDPAVLNLLAITEQAMYRGIEQIQVGKRIGDIGHAVQTLVEANGLSIVRDYVGHGIGRQLHEPPQVPNYGTPATGPVIKPGMAFAIEPMVNIGGPGVKVLGNKWTVVTKDKSWSAHFEHSVLATPEGPYILTREEGR
- the rpsD gene encoding 30S ribosomal protein S4, coding for MARHTGPVCRLCRAEGIKLFLKGEKCNTGKCPVVRRAYRPGQHGQARHKVSEYGLRLREKQKARRFYGLGEKQFLGYYELATRKAGVTGERLLQLLETRLDNVIHRLGFAPSRPAARQMVGHGHVLVNGRRVDIASFRVKVGDKIQLTEKSTEFGKRSAAITPVAKVPNWLTVDTEKLTGSVVAIPAREEIDAPVRENLIVEYYSR
- a CDS encoding adenylate kinase, whose protein sequence is MRIVFLGAPGAGKGTQARLIAEKHHIPQISTGDILRAAVREGTPLGVEAKGYMDRGELVPDALMVDLIRDRIGCDDCLKGYILDGFPRTLEQARALDAMLAEVGSPLQVAIDFSVPTEELVRRLSGRRVCRACGASFHLVSAPPSKEGVCDHCGGELYQRPDDNVETVSKRLDVYHAQTAPITAYYREKGLLYPVDGMRGIDEIQADLEQVLLSRK
- the rpsK gene encoding 30S ribosomal protein S11 — translated: MAKPSAKPKRRERKNVHSGVVHIASTFNNTIVSITDPNGAVISWGSAGTVGFKGAKKGTPFAAQQAAEQAATRAMEHGMRTVEVYVKGPGSGRETAVRALQAAGLEVSLIKDVTPIPHNGCRPPKRRRV
- the rpmJ gene encoding 50S ribosomal protein L36, whose amino-acid sequence is MKVRASVKPICDKCKVIKRHNKVMVICENPKHKQRQG
- the rpsM gene encoding 30S ribosomal protein S13, with the translated sequence MARIAGVDLPREKRIEIALTYIFGIGLKTSQDILAKTGINPDTRTRDLTEDEVAKLREEIDRNRQVEGDLRRVISMNIKRLIEIGSYRGIRHRRGLPVRGQRTKTNARTRRGAKKTVAGKKK